TCTGGACCACGGTATCGGGGTTCGAATCCCTGCCTCCCAGCCAAATTTCGCTTCGCTGGCGCGTCGCTGACGCTCCACGCGTCCTCGCTTCGCTCGGACAAATTTGGCACATCCTGTCTGGGGGAGGCATCCCCCAAACCCCCTCCCCAACCGTCATCCGCGTTCCGCGCGCACGTGTCCTCGCCGGAGTGTTGCCGGATGGAGAACAGGTTCGAACGGATTCCGGCAGCAGACGCTGGCGCGCGCCGTATCATGAGCGCTCGCATGGGCGACCGAAGCCTTCGGCGATGGGCGCGTCTTCTCCTGCCCGCGATCGTGGTGACCGCCCGGCTCGTCCGGGCGGATTCAGCGGCCGACGTCGCCGAGGGCGAGCGCCTGATCGCGGGACGCGACCCCGCGGCCGCGGAGGCGCTCTTCCGGCGAGCGGTGTCGGAGAGGCCATCCGAGGCGCGCGCTCACTCGGATCTCGCGCTCTCGCTCCTCCTCCAGAAGAAGAACCCGGACGAAGCCGCGGCGGAAGCGCGACGCGCCTCCGAACTCGCGCCGGACGTCCCGGATCATCTGCTCCGCTGGGGCGCCGCCCTCCAGGAGGCCGGGCGCCCGGCCGAAGCGGCCGCCGTCCTCGGCCGGCTGGTCGCCCGGAT
This region of Thermoanaerobaculia bacterium genomic DNA includes:
- a CDS encoding tetratricopeptide repeat protein, with amino-acid sequence MGDRSLRRWARLLLPAIVVTARLVRADSAADVAEGERLIAGRDPAAAEALFRRAVSERPSEARAHSDLALSLLLQKKNPDEAAAEARRASELAPDVPDHLLRWGAALQEAGRPAEAAAVLGRLVAR